The following proteins come from a genomic window of Pieris napi chromosome 15, ilPieNapi1.2, whole genome shotgun sequence:
- the LOC125056421 gene encoding B9 domain-containing protein 2 isoform X1, with product MAELHILGHLNCAQHFTEGYSLYCRYTIQAGPNWTLLTGCTEGQTSTGKPNTDNSVIWAHPLDIHFVTRGIQGWPKLVFHVNCLDSLERSWVVGYGCTSLPTVPGYHTIRVPCWLPAATSISDSLRQYFLGGSHQITQNDIISLGNDRFKLSTQSKGCIEIKICIILRNFTQFGVEYK from the exons ATGGCAGAACTGCACATTTTAGGACATTTAAATTGTGCACAGCATTTTACAGAGGGTTATTCTTTGTATTGTCGATACACGATTCAAGCGG GTCCCAATTGGACACTACTTACAGGATGCACCGAGGGGCAGACATCAACTGGTAAACCCAATACTGATAATTCTGTTATATGGGCTCATCCGCttgatatacattttgtaaCTCGCGGTATACAAG GTTGGCCAAAGTTGGTTTTTCATGTCAACTGTCTTGACTCATTGGAAAGATCATGGGTGGTAGGCTATGGCTGTACTAGTCTCCCCACAGTGCCAGGTTATCATACAATAAGAGTACCCTGCTGGCTGCCTGCTGCAACTTCAATATCAGATAGCTTAAGACAATATTTTCTTGGTGGATCTCATCAAATAACACAAAATGATATTATTAGTTTAGGAAATGATAG ATTCAAGTTAAGCACACAGTCAAAAGGGTGTATAGAAATTAAGATCTGTATAATTTTAAGGAATTTCACTCAATTTGGAGTAGAGTATAAATAA
- the LOC125056421 gene encoding B9 domain-containing protein 2 isoform X2, translating to MAELHILGHLNCAQHFTEGYSLYCRYTIQAGPNWTLLTGCTEGQTSTGWPKLVFHVNCLDSLERSWVVGYGCTSLPTVPGYHTIRVPCWLPAATSISDSLRQYFLGGSHQITQNDIISLGNDRFKLSTQSKGCIEIKICIILRNFTQFGVEYK from the exons ATGGCAGAACTGCACATTTTAGGACATTTAAATTGTGCACAGCATTTTACAGAGGGTTATTCTTTGTATTGTCGATACACGATTCAAGCGG GTCCCAATTGGACACTACTTACAGGATGCACCGAGGGGCAGACATCAACTG GTTGGCCAAAGTTGGTTTTTCATGTCAACTGTCTTGACTCATTGGAAAGATCATGGGTGGTAGGCTATGGCTGTACTAGTCTCCCCACAGTGCCAGGTTATCATACAATAAGAGTACCCTGCTGGCTGCCTGCTGCAACTTCAATATCAGATAGCTTAAGACAATATTTTCTTGGTGGATCTCATCAAATAACACAAAATGATATTATTAGTTTAGGAAATGATAG ATTCAAGTTAAGCACACAGTCAAAAGGGTGTATAGAAATTAAGATCTGTATAATTTTAAGGAATTTCACTCAATTTGGAGTAGAGTATAAATAA
- the LOC125056420 gene encoding LOW QUALITY PROTEIN: tectonic-1-like (The sequence of the model RefSeq protein was modified relative to this genomic sequence to represent the inferred CDS: substituted 1 base at 1 genomic stop codon), giving the protein MCDTISDIPMAFANNYCNDKRRIRFLINENVKCIVKLQDLHMFQALKATNSSVLSMEETINATKSEFHTNWTLVICDDNQCRAYNKTGDEPHCTDIYCENIATTVQYNFYYYNSRITKAVLKXHVQKVSMRIPFITQTIQVKFYLSNDSIENVIKLSGNPGYNWGLPIIISSAESNHTLHFFNKTHEKTILTYPYNRNGKCLSSNVRYNIVQFGHNKRSKCRYHIQQIDLKNGTTACHLIQNQILNLLGLNSTLYISPYGNPERLSDERWLRMQIVRTYIYGVFKNNELKCNNIIARIGYVMAYESEQLVYVKVEGTAQNITFDIEDISTVITVDTSFLELRKSLEFAGAPQLNINLPKNFF; this is encoded by the exons ATGTGTGATACAATTTCAGATATTCCAATGGCATTCGCCAACAATTATTGCAATGATAAAAGACgaataagatttttaataaacgaaaACGTCAAATGTATTGTAAAGTTGCAAGATCTTCATATGTTTCAAGCTTTAAAAGCCACCAATAGTAGCGTCTTAAGTATGGAGGAAACAATTAATGCCACGAAG AGcgaatttcatacaaattggACTTTGGTCATATGCGATGACAATCAATGCCGagcatataataaaactgGTGATGAACCTCATTGTACCGATATTTACTGCGAGAACATCGCTACTACTGtgcaatataatttctattattacaATTCAAGAATCACAAAAGCTGTATTAAAATGACACGTTCAGAAAGTGTCCATGCGAATTCCTTTTATAACACAGACTATTCAAGTAAAATTCTATTTAAGCAACGATTCTATAGAAAATGTCATCAAATTAAGCGGCAATCCGGGATACAATTGGGGTCTACCAATTATAATATCGAGTGCCGAGAGTAACCATACACTGCATTTCTTCAATAAGACTCATGAGAAAACAATTCTTACGTATCCATATAACAGAAATGGGAAATGTCTATCATCAAATGTTAGATACAACATAGTTCAATTTGGACACAATAAAAGAAGCAAATGCAGATACCACATACAACAGATCGACTTAAAAAATGGCACGACCGCTTGTCATTTGatacaaaatcaaatattaaatttactggGACTAAATTCTACACTCTATATATCGCCGTATGGTAATCCTGAACGTCTAAGCGACGAGCGATGGCTACGAATGCAAATCGTAAGAACCTACATATATGGGGTGTTCAAAAATAACGAATTGAAGTGCAACAACATTATAGCGAGAATCGGATATGTTATGGCGTATGAAAGTGAACAACTTGTATATGTGAAGGTCGAAGGCACCGCACAAAACATAACATTCGACATAGAGGACATTTCGACAGTGATCACCGTAGACACGAGCTTTTTAGAGCTGAGAAAATCTTTAGAATTCGCCGGCGCACCGCAACTAAACATAAACCTGCCGAAAAACTTCTTCTAA
- the LOC125056419 gene encoding cullin-3 isoform X2 — protein MMKSTLPKDKPGKMRIRAFPMTMDEKYVESIWTLLKNAIQEIQKKNNSGLSFEELYRNAYTMVLHKHGERLYTGLKEVVTHHLENKVREDVLHALHNGFLQTLNNAWTDHQTSMVMIRDILMYMDRVYVQQNDVDNVYNLGLIIFRDQVVRYGCIRDHLRQTLLELVARERRGEVVDRLAIRNACQMLMVLGINSRAVYEEDFEKPFLHQSAEFYRMESQKFLAENSAAVYIARVEARISEEAERARHYLDESTEPRVIAVLEHELIERHMKTIVEMENSGVVHMLMHTRTVELACVYKLLSRVQEGLRTVADSVSAHLREQGRALVTDTHHNTNAIAYVQNLLELKDRFDHFLHKSFNSDKIFKHMIASDFEYFLNLNNKSPEFLSLFIDGKLKKGEKGMSEQEIEAVLDKTMVLFRFLQEKDVFERYYKQHLAKRLLLNKSVSDDSEKNMISKLKTECGCQFTSKLEGMFKDMTVSNTIMEEFKEHVISSGSNLHGVDLSVRVLTTGFWPTQSATPKCNIPAAPRMAFEVFRSFYLAKHSGRQLSLQPQLGSADLHATFRGALPSSPPRSPPHSAPAAPRRHIIQVSTFQMCVLLLFNKRERLTYEEILNETDVPEKDLVRALQSLAMGKPTQRVLIKHPKTKEIEPSHQFYVNDAFTSKLHRVKIQTVAAKGESEPERRETRNKVDEDRKHEIEAAIVRIMKARKKMAHTLLVAEVTEQLRARFLPSPVVIKKRIEGLIEREYLARTPDDRKVYTYVA, from the exons ATGATGAAAAGTACGTTACCGAAAGACAAACCTGGCAAGATGAGGATCAGAGCTTTTCCC ATGACTATGGATGAGAAGTATGTAGAGAGTATATGGACTTTACTAAAAAATGCAATACAGGAAATACAGAAAAAGAATAATTCGGGTCTCTCATTTGAAGAATTATACAGGAATGCATATACTATGGTACTCCACAAACATGGGGAGAGGTTGTACACTGGCCTTAAGGAAGTTGTTACACATCACCTCGAAAACAAG GTCCGTGAAGATGTCCTCCATGCATTGCACAATGGATTTCTGCAAACACTCAACAATGCATGGACAGATCATCAAACTAGCATGGTGATGATCAGAGATATACTCATGTATATGGATAGAGTTTATGTACAACAGAATGATGTGGATAATGTCTATAACCTAggacttattatatttagagATCAG GTTGTTCGGTACGGTTGTATACGCGATCATTTACGACAAACACTCCTTGAACTGGTCGCTCGTGAAAGACGTGGTGAAGTGGTTGATAGATTGGCTATTCGCAATGCCTGTCAGATGCTCATGGTATTGGGGATTAACTCCCGGGCAGTGTATGAAGAGGACTTTGAGAAACCGTTTCTGCATCAGTCTGCTGAGTTTTATCGG ATGGAATCTCAGAAGTTCCTAGCAGAGAACAGCGCAGCGGTGTACATAGCACGAGTCGAGGCGCGTATAAGCGAAGAAGCTGAACGCGCAAGACACTATCTTGATGAAAGTACAGAGCCTCGAGTAATCGCTGTATTGGAACATGAACTTATTGAACGGCACATGAAGACTATTGTagag atgGAGAACTCTGGCGTGGTTCACATGTTAATGCACACGCGTACCGTGGAGTTGGCCTGCGTCTACAAGTTATTATCTCGCGTTCAAGAAGGCCTTCGTACAGTCGCTGATTCAGTGTCGGCCCATCTCAGAGAACAAGGACGAGCGTTGGTCACAGACACACATCATAATACAAATGCTATTGCATATGTTCAG aaTTTGCTGGAGCTAAAAGATCGATTCGATCACTTCCTGCACAAATCGTTCAATAGTGACAAGATCTTTAAGCACATGATTGCGTCGGACTTTGAGTACTTCTTAAATCTTAACAATAAGTCACCTGAGTTCCTCTCACTCTTCATCGATGGAAAACTTAAAAAGGGCGAGAAGGgg atgAGTGAGCAAGAAATCGAAGCGGTGTTGGACAAGACAATGGTGTTATTCCGTTTCCTGCAAGAAAAGGATGTGTTTGAGCGATACTATAAGCAGCACTTAGCTAAGCGACTCCTACTTAACAAATCCGTCTCAGATGACAGCGAAAAGAATATGATCTCTAAATTAaag ACTGAATGCGGTTGTCAATTCACATCGAAACTCGAAGGAATGTTCAAGGACATGACAGTGTCTAATACCATAATGGAGGAATTTAAGGAACACGTTATATCATCCGGG agCAATTTACACGGCGTGGATCTGTCAGTGCGCGTGCTTACTACGGGATTTTGGCCGACGCAGAGCGCCACGCCCAAATGCAACATACCTGCCGCGCCTAGGATGGCGTTTGAAGTCTTTAGAAG cttCTACCTAGCAAAGCACTCGGGCCGCCAGCTCTCCCTCCAGCCCCAGCTGGGCAGCGCAGACCTCCACGCGACGTTCCGTGGGGCTTTGCCCTCGTCACCTCCCCGCTCCCCGCCCCACTCCGCCCCCGCAGCTCCCCGCAGGCACATCATCCAAGTGTCCACCTTCCAGATGTGTGTGCTGCTGCTGTTTAACAAGAGAGAACGGCTTACCTATGAG GAAATCCTGAACGAAACAGACGTCCCGGAGAAGGATTTAGTGCGCGCTCTGCAATCTCTGGCGATGGGCAAACCCACACAACGAGTGCTTATCAAACATCCTAAAACCAAGGAAATAGAGCCCTCTCACCAGTTCTACGTGAATGATGCGTTCACTTCGAAATTGCATAG GGTAAAAATCCAGACAGTAGCGGCGAAGGGCGAGTCGGAGCCGGAACGACGTGAGACTCGTAACAAAGTGGATGAGGATCGCAAACACGAGATTGAGGCCGCTATCGTGCGTATCATGAAGGCCAGGAAGAAAATGGCG CACACCCTGCTAGTAGCAGAAGTAACAGAGCAGCTGCGCGCGCGCTTCTTACCTTCTCCGGTGGTGATCAAGAAACGTATCGAGGGTCTCATAGAACGGGAGTACCTCGCGCGTACGCCAGACGACCGCAAGGTGTACACATACGTCGCATAG
- the LOC125056419 gene encoding cullin-3-B isoform X1, producing the protein MIEIIKLKMTRKFQVWNYSEPYYQMYPDTWMTMDEKYVESIWTLLKNAIQEIQKKNNSGLSFEELYRNAYTMVLHKHGERLYTGLKEVVTHHLENKVREDVLHALHNGFLQTLNNAWTDHQTSMVMIRDILMYMDRVYVQQNDVDNVYNLGLIIFRDQVVRYGCIRDHLRQTLLELVARERRGEVVDRLAIRNACQMLMVLGINSRAVYEEDFEKPFLHQSAEFYRMESQKFLAENSAAVYIARVEARISEEAERARHYLDESTEPRVIAVLEHELIERHMKTIVEMENSGVVHMLMHTRTVELACVYKLLSRVQEGLRTVADSVSAHLREQGRALVTDTHHNTNAIAYVQNLLELKDRFDHFLHKSFNSDKIFKHMIASDFEYFLNLNNKSPEFLSLFIDGKLKKGEKGMSEQEIEAVLDKTMVLFRFLQEKDVFERYYKQHLAKRLLLNKSVSDDSEKNMISKLKTECGCQFTSKLEGMFKDMTVSNTIMEEFKEHVISSGSNLHGVDLSVRVLTTGFWPTQSATPKCNIPAAPRMAFEVFRSFYLAKHSGRQLSLQPQLGSADLHATFRGALPSSPPRSPPHSAPAAPRRHIIQVSTFQMCVLLLFNKRERLTYEEILNETDVPEKDLVRALQSLAMGKPTQRVLIKHPKTKEIEPSHQFYVNDAFTSKLHRVKIQTVAAKGESEPERRETRNKVDEDRKHEIEAAIVRIMKARKKMAHTLLVAEVTEQLRARFLPSPVVIKKRIEGLIEREYLARTPDDRKVYTYVA; encoded by the exons atgATAGAAATCATAAAACTCAAAATGACTAGAAAATTTCAAGTATGGAACTATTCAGAACCTTATTATCAGATGTATCCGGATACATGG ATGACTATGGATGAGAAGTATGTAGAGAGTATATGGACTTTACTAAAAAATGCAATACAGGAAATACAGAAAAAGAATAATTCGGGTCTCTCATTTGAAGAATTATACAGGAATGCATATACTATGGTACTCCACAAACATGGGGAGAGGTTGTACACTGGCCTTAAGGAAGTTGTTACACATCACCTCGAAAACAAG GTCCGTGAAGATGTCCTCCATGCATTGCACAATGGATTTCTGCAAACACTCAACAATGCATGGACAGATCATCAAACTAGCATGGTGATGATCAGAGATATACTCATGTATATGGATAGAGTTTATGTACAACAGAATGATGTGGATAATGTCTATAACCTAggacttattatatttagagATCAG GTTGTTCGGTACGGTTGTATACGCGATCATTTACGACAAACACTCCTTGAACTGGTCGCTCGTGAAAGACGTGGTGAAGTGGTTGATAGATTGGCTATTCGCAATGCCTGTCAGATGCTCATGGTATTGGGGATTAACTCCCGGGCAGTGTATGAAGAGGACTTTGAGAAACCGTTTCTGCATCAGTCTGCTGAGTTTTATCGG ATGGAATCTCAGAAGTTCCTAGCAGAGAACAGCGCAGCGGTGTACATAGCACGAGTCGAGGCGCGTATAAGCGAAGAAGCTGAACGCGCAAGACACTATCTTGATGAAAGTACAGAGCCTCGAGTAATCGCTGTATTGGAACATGAACTTATTGAACGGCACATGAAGACTATTGTagag atgGAGAACTCTGGCGTGGTTCACATGTTAATGCACACGCGTACCGTGGAGTTGGCCTGCGTCTACAAGTTATTATCTCGCGTTCAAGAAGGCCTTCGTACAGTCGCTGATTCAGTGTCGGCCCATCTCAGAGAACAAGGACGAGCGTTGGTCACAGACACACATCATAATACAAATGCTATTGCATATGTTCAG aaTTTGCTGGAGCTAAAAGATCGATTCGATCACTTCCTGCACAAATCGTTCAATAGTGACAAGATCTTTAAGCACATGATTGCGTCGGACTTTGAGTACTTCTTAAATCTTAACAATAAGTCACCTGAGTTCCTCTCACTCTTCATCGATGGAAAACTTAAAAAGGGCGAGAAGGgg atgAGTGAGCAAGAAATCGAAGCGGTGTTGGACAAGACAATGGTGTTATTCCGTTTCCTGCAAGAAAAGGATGTGTTTGAGCGATACTATAAGCAGCACTTAGCTAAGCGACTCCTACTTAACAAATCCGTCTCAGATGACAGCGAAAAGAATATGATCTCTAAATTAaag ACTGAATGCGGTTGTCAATTCACATCGAAACTCGAAGGAATGTTCAAGGACATGACAGTGTCTAATACCATAATGGAGGAATTTAAGGAACACGTTATATCATCCGGG agCAATTTACACGGCGTGGATCTGTCAGTGCGCGTGCTTACTACGGGATTTTGGCCGACGCAGAGCGCCACGCCCAAATGCAACATACCTGCCGCGCCTAGGATGGCGTTTGAAGTCTTTAGAAG cttCTACCTAGCAAAGCACTCGGGCCGCCAGCTCTCCCTCCAGCCCCAGCTGGGCAGCGCAGACCTCCACGCGACGTTCCGTGGGGCTTTGCCCTCGTCACCTCCCCGCTCCCCGCCCCACTCCGCCCCCGCAGCTCCCCGCAGGCACATCATCCAAGTGTCCACCTTCCAGATGTGTGTGCTGCTGCTGTTTAACAAGAGAGAACGGCTTACCTATGAG GAAATCCTGAACGAAACAGACGTCCCGGAGAAGGATTTAGTGCGCGCTCTGCAATCTCTGGCGATGGGCAAACCCACACAACGAGTGCTTATCAAACATCCTAAAACCAAGGAAATAGAGCCCTCTCACCAGTTCTACGTGAATGATGCGTTCACTTCGAAATTGCATAG GGTAAAAATCCAGACAGTAGCGGCGAAGGGCGAGTCGGAGCCGGAACGACGTGAGACTCGTAACAAAGTGGATGAGGATCGCAAACACGAGATTGAGGCCGCTATCGTGCGTATCATGAAGGCCAGGAAGAAAATGGCG CACACCCTGCTAGTAGCAGAAGTAACAGAGCAGCTGCGCGCGCGCTTCTTACCTTCTCCGGTGGTGATCAAGAAACGTATCGAGGGTCTCATAGAACGGGAGTACCTCGCGCGTACGCCAGACGACCGCAAGGTGTACACATACGTCGCATAG
- the LOC125056814 gene encoding anti-apoptotic protein NR13-like isoform X1 yields the protein MVSSTAAAAVSRRLSATIGWCLAMPTQVKPQIVRQGRALCLQYIKTQIRRSSACPKKQIVLKRLQQMLETECGEEAINNVESGVLAALRALCAALERKRPDAFRHVARQATRAPSAMLRSDTALAELALALARRITRENITWSKIAAVYCICGALAREAAEASDSEPALELIAAPAAAIADLLHEEPGNWVASHGGWNGLIERLRVSERDQRSEKNLRVMISIFVIACATLFLLRFLSILTQ from the exons ATGGTATCAAGCACGGCAGCTGCTGCAGTCTCCCGAAGGTTGTCTGCCACCATCGGTTGGTGCCTAGCCATGCCTACCCAGGTCAAACCGCAAATTGTCCGACAAGGGAGAGCTCTATGTCTTCAGTACATTAAGACTCAAATACGTAGATCATCAGCGTGCCCTAAGAAG CAAATAGTATTAAAACGCCTACAACAAATGCTGGAAACGGAATGCGGAGAAGAGGCAATAAACAATGTCGAGTCGGGAGTACTAGCGGCGTTACGAGCTTTATGTGCAGCGTTAGAAAGGAAACGGCCTGACGCGTTTCGACACGTGGCCCGTCAGGCGACGAGAGCCCCCTCAGCCATGCTCCGATCAGACACAGCCCTTGCGGAACTTGCTTTAGCCCTAGCTAGACGCATTACTAGAGAAAACATAACTTGGTCAAAG attgcAGCTGTATATTGCATCTGTGGTGCATTAGCAAGAGAAGCTGCTGAGGCATCAGACAGCGAACCTGCTCTGGAACTTATAGCAGCCCCGGCGGCGGCTATCGCAGATCTCCTGCATGAGGAACCTGGCAATTGGGTTGCCAGTCATGGCGGTTGG aatggACTTATTGAGCGGCTGCGCGTTAGTGAACGCGACCAAAGATCCGAAAAAAATTTACGTGTTATGATCTCCATCTTCGTGATTGCCTGCGCAACCCTATTTCTTCTTCGCTTTTTATCTATTCTTACGCAGTAA
- the LOC125056814 gene encoding anti-apoptotic protein NR13-like isoform X2: protein MVSSTAAAAVSRRLSATIGWCLAMPTQVKPQIVRQGRALCLQYIKTQIRRSSACPKKQIVLKRLQQMLETECGEEAINNVESGVLAALRALCAALERKRPDAFRHVARQATRAPSAMLRSDTALAELALALARRITRENITWSKIAAVYCICGALAREAAEASDSEPALELIAAPAAAIADLLHEEPGNWVASHGEWTY, encoded by the exons ATGGTATCAAGCACGGCAGCTGCTGCAGTCTCCCGAAGGTTGTCTGCCACCATCGGTTGGTGCCTAGCCATGCCTACCCAGGTCAAACCGCAAATTGTCCGACAAGGGAGAGCTCTATGTCTTCAGTACATTAAGACTCAAATACGTAGATCATCAGCGTGCCCTAAGAAG CAAATAGTATTAAAACGCCTACAACAAATGCTGGAAACGGAATGCGGAGAAGAGGCAATAAACAATGTCGAGTCGGGAGTACTAGCGGCGTTACGAGCTTTATGTGCAGCGTTAGAAAGGAAACGGCCTGACGCGTTTCGACACGTGGCCCGTCAGGCGACGAGAGCCCCCTCAGCCATGCTCCGATCAGACACAGCCCTTGCGGAACTTGCTTTAGCCCTAGCTAGACGCATTACTAGAGAAAACATAACTTGGTCAAAG attgcAGCTGTATATTGCATCTGTGGTGCATTAGCAAGAGAAGCTGCTGAGGCATCAGACAGCGAACCTGCTCTGGAACTTATAGCAGCCCCGGCGGCGGCTATCGCAGATCTCCTGCATGAGGAACCTGGCAATTGGGTTGCCAGTCATGGCG aatggACTTATTGA